ATCCGAAGGTACAAAAGTAGAGAATGCCGCTAACGGGTTTGCCTAGGTAGAATCGGTGAATCCCACAGATGCCAAAGGTAGAGAAAAACCAAAGGAGATAGGCGGTACCATTATTAGCCATTGGGGTGTTACGACCTTTGCTGTCTCGAACACTATTCTTCAATTCTAGCTAATGAGGAATTGCAGCAGAATCGCAATCTTTACCTTTCTACAGAAAAGCAAGGGACTGGTCCCCCCTTCACAATCTCCAACGGAAGCGTAATAGATCCCTGGTCTAAGATTATTTATTCAAAACACGACGGAAATCTACCAGAAAACAGATCATTCATCTGCATAGGCTAGGGATCTATTATGCTTCCGTTGCTACTGAGGCTACAAAGTGCACTTGGATTTATTCTGACGGACAAGATGTGACCATTTTCTTTTGGCGAAGATACCAAGACCGATGGTTATAATGCTGCCCAAGAAAGTACTAGGCTCAGGAACAGTCACGAACTCAGGAGAACTAGAACCGTTAAACAATCCGCACAGTGAACCAGGAGAACCATCACAGACTCGTACGCCTCCGCGAAGTTGAATGTTGCTGAAGGCACCAGGACCCGTAACGTAACGCGGGCCAAATAAGCCGGTAGTGGGCCTTAAAGTACTAATTCCTTCCCTGAACCTAGTATTGCCATCGCCCAAGGGACCACCATCTAAGTCATAGACAAGACCAAATAAGTCTCCAAATCCATAAGTTGTCGGTGGTGTTAACCGATTCCCAGAAAAAGTGACCCTGAAGTCCGAAATTTCACGGAAGTTTTGGGAGCCTCTAAAATACGCAACTTGACCATCGCCATCAAGGTCATCGGCGATGAAAAAACCTTCAGTGTAAGCGCCTTCATCAAAACCATCTTGTCTGAAGTTATAGGTTAGGGAGGCTGCTGTTGCTGGGGATATAAAGCTCAGAACCAAGGTGCATGAGGCATATGCACAGGCTGCTATTGTCAAAAACTTTGAGTTCTTCATGTTTAAATCTCAGATTCTCGATCATTAAAGACTCAGGAGATCGAAAAGACTAGCAATATTATAGTTAATGCTCTATTTCTACTGTAGAGATTATTTCCTCGTATTTAGGATTAAAAGAACATAGTTCGATATCTGATGGAGGTACTGCTCTCTTAAGAACTAATAAATCCATTAGGCTCCTTTCCAGTAGGATATGCTAGCTGTTCTCCTACAAAAACTCCTAGAAGTTTTTCTGGATTTAGGTTTGATATCCCTATCACTTTTTAAGAGAGCAGTGCTGGAAAGGTCATCACAGCTGATCCATGGATATTGTCATAGCCACTTGACATAACTGTTGTCCTCCAAAACAGTATTGATGCAGCAGTTGGATGAAAGTTTCTGATTTTGTGCTGGGCATCCGTGAAACTTGAAATCTTGAAGCCTCTGCTACAAGAGTGAGAAGAATACTCAAACCAGGCTACTTCGCTCATGGGTTTGGGCAGTAAGTCTAGGAGTGTATGCAGAAGCCGTTTACTCTTCTAAGCGAGTGATCAAAACTTTTAGCTCTTCAGCTAATTCTTGGCTAGTAATCTTTTGCTCAGTTTCACTAGTATCATCCATAAACATATTGCCTTTGCCTGTCAATAGCCAATCGATAGATACCTGATAATAGGTATTGAGCAAAATTAGAAAATCAATATTGAGTAAATAATCACCACACTCACAGCCTGACCACTGTCTGACCGAGATAGAAAGATTTTTGGCAATTTGAACTTGGGATAACCCCAGATGAGCACGTAGCTGCTTCATTCGTCTGCCAATTTTCTGGGCTGCAATATGAATTATTAGCTGATCTTTTTTCCCGAGTTGCTTGCGAGGCATAGCAGAGTGGCAGATTAGTTTTTATGTTATTAGAGATATTGAAAAGGACTAAAATTATAGTCATCTAATCTAAAAGGCGATAGAAAAAAAAGGTAATTAGATGACAAAAGATTGTCTAAATATTTTTCAACAAACATATTTTAGACGTAATCCTCTAACGAGTTCTATGTAGGAATACGGATTCTTTTGCAATCACAGGCACTCTAAATGGAGAAAGCGTCTCCGTGAAAACACTGAATTTTTCGGAAATGGTGCATGATTATTGAGTCATATTGCCTACTGTAGGGGTGCCACTCCGTATATTCACGGATACAATAGAAAGAACATTTATCAAATGGCATAGGTGGTGATTGCACAGGACGCGATCATCTATGACATAGAGAAGTCTTTAGCCCCTGTTTGGGAGAACACTCTAATCTTTAGGATTTAGCAAATCATTCGCTTAGCTTTTGCGAGCGTTTATGCTATCTCAGGGCTAGAAAAAGACATACATTAAAGAAAACATTATCTAGTTGTTGTTAGACATAGCAATGGACACAATTCAATACAAGCGATCTACAAAGGGCTGTCAAACCAGACGGATAGCAGAACAGAGACATTCAAAGCTTCAGCCTTCTTTCACGACGAGGAGTAGCCTTCTGGAATCTTCTTATAAAGCCCAACTAGATTTAGCTGTCAAAGGAGTGTTGTTTGAAAGCCTATACCCTCTCAGTCGAGATGAAATTGCAGAACGAATGACGTGGTTAATGGCAGATACCAAATATGGCAAAATCAATCGGGTCTTTGCATCTCTTCAGCGCTTGATTACTAGCAAGTTGGTTGCAGCGACTCGCGTTGTTGATCAAGGAAAGGAGGTGACTAAATATCTTCTGAATCTCCCCTATGAAGAATTGCAAAAAGAGCGGGCGGCAAGGGTGAGAATTCAGCAGTTTCAGTGTAACGAATAGAAATCTTTTCTATTGGTATCGAAAGCAAGACGATACATCCTGAATAAAAAATCAAAGAAAGAGGACTGATAACCAATCCTCTCTCTTTTGTGTCACTTACAAGTAACTAAGAAGCGTATATTAATTTCGAAGTGCGCTGTTGACGGATGTAATTTACCTCAGTCTTATTCCCTCATTTTATTTTTTGAACGAATGCTGCCTTAAGAGAGGCGAAAGAAAGGAGTGAAACTTAGGATTTGGAGTCAGATTGGTAGTAAACTTTCTCTCCATGATCAGGAACGTATCGGCAATCTCTCAAGGCAATCCATAAACTCTTCCAAATGGGATCTGGAGACTTCTGATAGTACTCACCTAAGAGCGGCTTAATGGCTTTGGTTGCCGTCAGCAAATGATAGTGAGGCATGCCTAAGAAAATATGGTGGGCGACATGAGTGCCAATATTGTGATGGATGGGATTGATAAACCCATAGTCATGGTCGATGGTAGAGAGTGCACCCTTGAGAAAATACCAATTGTCATTGGGGTACCAAGGTACACTCGGGACGGTATGGTGCAACAAAGTAACGACGTCTAGCCAAACAATGAAAACAATATAGGGAACGAGATAATACTTGACTAGGAATAACCAGCCATTGGTGTAAGTGAGAACTGCTAAAAAAGCGATCATTGCTCCCCATAAGACCGTACTGGTGATGACATCCCATTTCTCGGAAGGCTTGAATAAGGGGCTACTAGGCAGGAAATGAGATCCCTTGCGTCCAGGTGACCGCTTGAATAGATAGATGGGATAGGCCAGTAGGGTCAAATAGTAACGGACAAATTTGACATCCTTCGGCATCTCTCGATATTGAGTTTCCGTGGGAGGGTACCAACTTTCATCCGTTTCGATATTGCCTGTATTGGCATGGTGGGTACGGTGACTAATGCGCCAACCATGAAAAGGCACCAAAATTGGCGTATGGCTGAGATGTCCGATCAAATCGTTCAGCCGCCTGTGTTTGGAAAAAGAACGATGACCACAGTCGTGTCCCACAACAAATAACGCCCAAAACATTGTGCCTTGAGCTAACCAAAAGATGGGCCAGAACCATAGGGCATTAATTTGATGGGCAATGGCGTATAAACCAGCGATAATACCGATATCTAAAAAGAAATATGAAAGAGATCGCCAGGCTGAAGGCTCAAAGCAATGAGGGGGAATGGCTGCCTTTACCTCTTGAAGGGTAAAGGGTAATTCTCTAGACCTAGAGACGGCGGGGCCTTTGGTTTCAACACCAGTAGAGTTTTGCACGAAAAAATACTGCTTCCTTACGCTGTAGTGACCGAGTCTCATTCTATCTCTTAACAAGTCGTAATCAAAGTTAAGCAATGACTCCCATGAAAGTTTACAAATTGAAATAGTATTAACTTCAGAACTGAATTTCCTTATATCTATCTGGGTTAACTCTTGGGGGGGTGATCGCGGTCAATCTATTAAAGGATTGAGACTACTAAGCTCTAGTGAGCTATATTTTTCTTGCTCTGCAGTATTGGACCCGCTGATTACATCAAGCTCCGCTGAACTAGCGGTTCCCGAACCAATCCTCTGACGTTACTTCAGAACATATCTTCTGCCATGATTACTCATCAAAATCTTTGTAAGAAAAACCATCAGTTTAAGAACAACTGCTTAAAATTCTTGAGTGTGAGCAGTGTTCTTCTGGTCCTAATCAGTGGATGCAGCTCGGAAAACTCTAGTTCTAAATCTAAATCTCAGGCGCAATCAGGAGACCCGGCAGCCAGTACTCCAGAGCCTCTCAATTCAACGCCGACAAAATTAAAGTTAACGGTTGTATCTCCCGAGTCACTGCGCGTTAAGCAGGGAGATTTAATCGTTAAGGGGCAAATTTTGGTCGATCGGACCGCTGCCCGTCAGACCATTATGGCTCGCCGTCAAAAGGTGCAACAGGAAGTTGCGCTTTTAACGGCGACGGAACAGATTCCGACTGCCCCAACGAATACAACTGCGGCAGAAGCTCAGGTGCAGCAAGCCCGAGAACGGGTTCGTTTAGCGGATGCTGCAATGCAGGATTATCTGGCTAAATCTCCTTACACTGATCTTGCTCGTCAAACCCTGCCTCTGCCATCGGAGGAGAAACAGTTAGCTCAGTTGCAATTCGCTAAAACCTCTGCTCAAGCCCAGCTAGAACAGGCCATTGCCCAGCGTAAGTCTTTACAATCTTCTCAACAAGCTCGGCAACAGGGGCAAGCTGTAGCGTCTAGTAAGAAGAATCAACTTCTCAATGAGTTGAAAACTATTGAGGCCCAATTACAGGCTTTTCAAGATATTCTGTCTCCCCATGATGCGATTGTGCAAAAGGTCGATTGGCAAAAGAAGGGAAAAAATGGGACGACGGTAGAACTAGCCCTTGCGGTCCATTCTTTGGCAGATCCTGTTCCATCTCTACCTAATGGGACCAATAATCCTTTGCTATCGGTTCCTAGCCCAGCGCCCGGACAGCCCTTTCCCAGCCTTCCTGCGCCGTTAGCGCCTGCTCCCCAACCCGCAGCCCCCGGGCAGGTCCCGACTGCTGCTCAGCAACCTTGAATGATCAGTTTGAGTCGAAAGTGACTGGAGATGTTGCCTGAGGATCATGGCGGTTCTCAATTCAGTGTGTTAGGTTTGGCCACTGAGTCAATGGCGTGCTGTGAGGTAGCGGTTCAGGTTCTGAATATCTGACTGGTACTTTGAAGCTGAAAATTGCGGATAAGTGTACCGCCAAGCACACAAGGTTGATTCACCATTCCTCGATTAGCTCAGCGGGAGAGCACCGGGCTTATCCGGGGGGCGTAGGTTCAAATCCTACATCGAGCGAACCGAAAGCTAGCTCAGTTGGTAGAGCATCAGACTCATAATCTGACTGTCACAGGTTCAAATCCTGTACTTTCCACCACCCCGCCCTGGGTATGGGCACCTCGTTTAGGACGAGTTATGTCATCGGTACGGGAGCAATCCCAAGGTGGTTCAAATCCACTTGATAAGCATCCGGTTGTTGGTGTCTCGCGGTGAGTGTCACTCGGTGGCCGTCACTGCAACAGCCAAAGGCCAGCGCAATCGCATTGGATGATCGGTTTGAGTAGGTTCCTTTGAAGGGCAACCGCTGGGAGGAAATTCCAGGGGTTGCTGCTGCGAACGGCCTATCGGTTGAAGACAGAACCCAGGCTTAACCTTCGGGTGGGGCTGCGGTTCACCTTCAACTTAATCCAGCTGATCATGGGCGATTGCCCGCACTGTAACTGTGGAGACCAACAGCCTTGGGTGCTTTTAGATGTGGCCCCACATCTATGCGAGAAGAAGAAGGAAATAACAATGTTTAAGTCGTTTTATATCAAGCCCCATGAACGGGGTATGTTGTTTTATCGCAGCAAGTTTGAGATGTTTTTGCTGCCGGGTACCCATCGTCGCATGGGGTGGCATTGGCAGGTGAAGACTTTTGATTTAAATCAGCCCCAAGTCCAGATTGACCATTTGGAGATGTTGCTGCAAACCCATGCCCACAGTATGGATGAGTATTTTACGGTGGTGCGCACGGCTTATAACCAGGCTGCCTTAGTCCGGTTAGGACAACAATGGTGCACGATTGGCCCGAATCAACTGCAAGCGTTTTGGCGGGGGTTTATTGAGGTAGAAGTGCACCTATTTAACCTAGATGAGGGGCTTGAACTGCCGTCTCAGTTTGTCCAGCGATTGCGAGACGTATCGCTACCAGATTTGAATCGGGTCTCAATTCCTGAATCCCAGTTGGGGATGCTCTATGAGCAGGATAATTTTGTTCGACCTCTGGCTC
The Acaryochloris marina S15 genome window above contains:
- a CDS encoding DUF3474 domain-containing protein yields the protein MQNSTGVETKGPAVSRSRELPFTLQEVKAAIPPHCFEPSAWRSLSYFFLDIGIIAGLYAIAHQINALWFWPIFWLAQGTMFWALFVVGHDCGHRSFSKHRRLNDLIGHLSHTPILVPFHGWRISHRTHHANTGNIETDESWYPPTETQYREMPKDVKFVRYYLTLLAYPIYLFKRSPGRKGSHFLPSSPLFKPSEKWDVITSTVLWGAMIAFLAVLTYTNGWLFLVKYYLVPYIVFIVWLDVVTLLHHTVPSVPWYPNDNWYFLKGALSTIDHDYGFINPIHHNIGTHVAHHIFLGMPHYHLLTATKAIKPLLGEYYQKSPDPIWKSLWIALRDCRYVPDHGEKVYYQSDSKS
- a CDS encoding helix-turn-helix transcriptional regulator, with the translated sequence MKQLRAHLGLSQVQIAKNLSISVRQWSGCECGDYLLNIDFLILLNTYYQVSIDWLLTGKGNMFMDDTSETEQKITSQELAEELKVLITRLEE
- a CDS encoding PEP-CTERM sorting domain-containing protein, yielding MKNSKFLTIAACAYASCTLVLSFISPATAASLTYNFRQDGFDEGAYTEGFFIADDLDGDGQVAYFRGSQNFREISDFRVTFSGNRLTPPTTYGFGDLFGLVYDLDGGPLGDGNTRFREGISTLRPTTGLFGPRYVTGPGAFSNIQLRGGVRVCDGSPGSLCGLFNGSSSPEFVTVPEPSTFLGSIITIGLGIFAKRKWSHLVRQNKSKCTL